One genomic window of Fibrobacter sp. includes the following:
- a CDS encoding restriction endonuclease, producing the protein MPNYFGYRINTSQREFFKKELLEHKQLRQGWGYDPGQDLRNMTVNEGASRNRSMFKVKQGDILLVPGLCSSDTVTIVRAIQDFATGYRFEIDPELGDFGHIFPAEYVTEFRRHNSLVGKLKASLRTPMRFWGLNDYADIIEALIAAPKESLLEVKDYDDRYEEVEESVFDLFAEQFKAELYGKMYSQFSESEWEFALVHGLKKLYPHYKVERVGGKTEKEHGADIIIKIPSPLTYDESYYIIAIQVKDWGDSVGQGPVDQILKADSYPEWNNGQNKMLEKWVILTNGEKQLNPDFEKYATSKDVKVIWGDDLKELLYNIAIKANG; encoded by the coding sequence ATGCCCAATTATTTCGGATATCGAATCAATACTTCTCAAAGAGAGTTCTTCAAAAAGGAGTTGCTAGAACATAAACAACTCCGACAGGGATGGGGGTATGACCCTGGACAAGATTTAAGAAATATGACGGTGAACGAAGGGGCTTCTCGAAATAGGAGCATGTTCAAAGTTAAACAGGGAGATATACTTCTCGTTCCTGGACTATGCTCCTCTGATACGGTTACGATTGTTCGCGCTATACAAGATTTTGCTACGGGGTACCGATTTGAAATAGACCCTGAATTGGGGGATTTTGGACATATTTTTCCTGCTGAGTATGTAACTGAATTTCGTCGTCACAATTCCCTCGTTGGTAAACTCAAGGCTTCGTTGCGAACGCCTATGCGTTTTTGGGGACTTAATGATTATGCTGACATAATAGAGGCTTTAATTGCCGCCCCAAAAGAATCATTGTTGGAAGTCAAAGATTATGATGACCGATATGAAGAAGTCGAAGAATCTGTATTTGATTTGTTTGCAGAGCAGTTTAAGGCAGAACTTTATGGTAAAATGTATTCCCAATTTTCAGAATCAGAGTGGGAATTCGCATTAGTACATGGCTTGAAAAAGTTGTACCCCCATTACAAAGTTGAGCGAGTTGGTGGCAAAACTGAAAAGGAACATGGTGCAGATATCATTATTAAGATTCCTTCGCCACTTACATATGATGAATCCTATTACATCATCGCCATTCAAGTCAAAGACTGGGGCGATTCTGTTGGGCAGGGACCAGTTGATCAGATTTTAAAGGCTGATTCATATCCTGAATGGAACAATGGTCAAAATAAGATGCTTGAAAAATGGGTGATTCTTACTAATGGCGAGAAACAGTTAAACCCAGATTTTGAAAAATATGCGACAAGTAAAGATGTGAAAGTTATTTGGGGTGATGACTTGAAGGAATTATTGTATAATATTGCTATAAAGGCGAATGGATAA